From Streptosporangiales bacterium, a single genomic window includes:
- a CDS encoding NADH-quinone oxidoreductase subunit M, whose amino-acid sequence MSTLTFLLVLLPALGAVAAGLAPRQVAVRVGTGAAALTLLDAVLVLAVFDYRDAGRLQLEIDWAWVPAVGLRFHLGIDGISLPLVVMTALLVLLCLVALRRHVPAPGRERMLVVIVLVLEIGMLGTFLALDVVLFFVFFEVVLLPMYAIIAVWGGEGRRAAANKFLLYTLLGSAVMLVGLLLVATYAESFSIERIAARQGAGMTSTVQVLAFLAIAGGLAVKVPMWPLHSWLPDAHTAAPTVGSVLLAGVLLKMGTYGIVRIAVPAAPDGAFAVAPFLGAYAVVGIVYAALACLAQRDLKRLIAFSSVGHMGFVLLGIATMSPVGVNAALFGNVAHGVITGLLFFVAGGIKERYGTTDMDQLGPGMRAKAPHLAAFLAVASVASLGLPGFAGFWAEMLALLGAWQPAEGLPRAAFLVYLAVAGIGGVLTAAYFLLMLHRVAHGRVAERWHAVSLPGLTRVELATWLPLAAVMLATGLWPRSLLGLTEAAVERLLGGG is encoded by the coding sequence ATGAGCACCCTGACCTTCCTGCTGGTCCTGCTGCCCGCGCTCGGCGCCGTGGCCGCCGGCCTCGCGCCGCGCCAGGTGGCCGTCCGTGTCGGCACCGGCGCGGCGGCGCTCACCCTGCTCGACGCCGTCCTCGTCCTCGCGGTCTTCGACTACCGCGACGCGGGCCGGCTCCAGCTCGAGATCGACTGGGCCTGGGTGCCCGCGGTCGGCCTCAGGTTCCACCTCGGGATCGACGGCATCTCGCTGCCGCTCGTGGTCATGACCGCGCTGCTCGTGCTGCTGTGCCTCGTCGCGCTGCGGCGTCACGTGCCGGCGCCGGGCCGGGAGCGGATGCTCGTCGTGATCGTCCTGGTGCTCGAGATCGGCATGCTGGGCACCTTCCTCGCCCTCGACGTCGTCCTCTTCTTCGTCTTCTTCGAGGTCGTCCTGCTGCCGATGTACGCGATCATCGCCGTCTGGGGCGGCGAGGGCAGGCGGGCGGCGGCCAACAAGTTCCTGCTCTACACGCTGCTCGGCTCGGCGGTGATGCTCGTCGGGCTGCTGCTCGTGGCGACCTACGCCGAGTCGTTCTCGATCGAGCGGATCGCCGCGCGGCAGGGCGCGGGCATGACGTCGACCGTCCAGGTGCTCGCGTTCCTCGCGATCGCCGGCGGGCTCGCCGTCAAGGTGCCGATGTGGCCGCTGCACAGCTGGCTGCCCGACGCCCACACGGCGGCTCCGACGGTCGGCTCGGTGTTGCTCGCCGGCGTCCTGCTGAAGATGGGCACGTACGGCATCGTGCGCATCGCGGTGCCCGCCGCGCCCGACGGTGCGTTCGCCGTCGCGCCGTTCCTCGGGGCGTACGCGGTCGTCGGCATCGTCTACGCGGCGCTCGCCTGCCTCGCGCAACGTGACCTGAAGCGGCTGATCGCGTTCTCGTCCGTCGGGCACATGGGATTCGTGCTGCTCGGTATCGCGACGATGAGCCCGGTCGGTGTCAACGCCGCACTGTTCGGCAACGTCGCGCACGGTGTCATCACCGGCCTGCTGTTCTTCGTGGCCGGCGGCATCAAGGAGCGGTACGGCACGACCGACATGGACCAGCTCGGTCCCGGCATGCGGGCCAAGGCGCCGCACCTCGCGGCGTTCCTCGCGGTGGCGTCCGTCGCGAGCCTCGGGCTGCCGGGGTTCGCCGGGTTCTGGGCCGAGATGCTCGCGCTGCTCGGCGCGTGGCAGCCGGCCGAGGGCCTGCCGCGGGCGGCGTTCCTCGTCTACCTCGCGGTCGCCGGCATCGGCGGCGTGCTGACCGCCGCGTACTTCCTGCTGATGCTGCACCGGGTCGCGCACGGCCGGGTCGCCGAACGCTGGCACGCGGTGTCGCTGCCCGGGCTCACCCGCGTCGAGCTCGCCACGTGGCTCCCGCTGGCGGCGGTCATGCTCGCGACCGGCCTGTGGCCGCGGTCGCTGCTCGGTCTGACCGAGGCGGCCGTCGAGCGCCTGCTGGGCGGTGGGTGA
- a CDS encoding 4Fe-4S dicluster domain-containing protein: protein MTDDQPQDKTSLPGLGLVKGLATTLKTMVSPSGTDEYPHAVPDLPPRSRGVIGLLEENCTVCMLCARECPDWCIYIDSHKEPVPPAKPGGRERSTNVLDRFAIDYALCMYCGICIEACPFDALFWSPEFEYAEGDIRDLVHERDRLREWMWTVPPPAGNDDAAPAPKEVDAAAKAAAKAGDAQPPGEGGS from the coding sequence ATGACCGACGACCAGCCGCAGGACAAGACTTCGCTCCCCGGACTCGGACTCGTCAAGGGGCTCGCCACGACGCTCAAGACGATGGTCAGCCCGTCCGGCACCGACGAGTACCCGCACGCCGTGCCCGACCTGCCGCCGCGCAGCAGGGGCGTGATCGGCCTGCTCGAGGAGAACTGCACCGTCTGCATGCTGTGCGCCAGGGAGTGCCCCGACTGGTGCATCTACATCGACTCGCACAAGGAGCCGGTGCCGCCCGCGAAGCCCGGCGGCCGCGAGCGCAGCACCAACGTCCTCGACCGCTTCGCCATCGACTACGCCCTCTGCATGTACTGCGGCATCTGCATCGAGGCCTGCCCGTTCGACGCGCTGTTCTGGTCACCGGAGTTCGAGTACGCCGAGGGCGACATCCGCGACCTCGTCCACGAGCGCGACCGGCTGCGCGAGTGGATGTGGACCGTGCCGCCACCGGCCGGCAACGACGACGCCGCGCCGGCACCGAAGGAGGTCGACGCCGCCGCCAAGGCCGCGGCGAAGGCCGGCGACGCCCAGCCGCCCGGCGAGGGCGGCTCATGA
- a CDS encoding NADH-quinone oxidoreductase subunit L: protein MSALAWLVVGLPLLAAAVGMLPPRLLGVRGEHSVRLVTAVTAVTGTVLALVALVPLWLTTVLDPTRVRESGTRLTPTGGVEVFLGVRVDGLSASVAVLVCVVAAAVQVYSIAYLRDDPAAGMSDEGEGRPAYRSYAAFVSLFTGAMLLVVFAGDLVVLLVGWEVMGICSYVLIGHHWRQADNSSAGVKAFLVTKLGDVPFLFGIFALGTAAGSFRVTDVLAAVPDMPQATVVAGTVLLLAGVVGKSAQFPLHTWLPDAMAGPTPVSALIHAATMVAAGAYLVARLYPVFLQSPPALAVLGVVASVTMLGAACAALAQDDLKRVLAYSTVSQVAYMQAGLATGGYTAGVVHLLTHGAFKALLFLCAGVVIARVGTNLMSEMGGIRMTMPITFITMTIGFAALVGIPPLSGFFSKDAVLERAWEQAGATAPVVPEPVALIVLASGLLTVLVTAAYATRALLLTFYGRPGTARSVRDAEPGMAWPLLVLSVPSLVLGFAGILRRWLPSWVSSEGTGDPHAVVPGAITAVMAFVLVVVGVAVVYFVWVADPARDPVRIIGPLRGVFARGFGVDALYRLIVTRPIGSAARGVVRVDTEGIDATLVDSGRLAQRIGALARRTQTGNAQLYVTCVLVGAVVLAVGAVVLT, encoded by the coding sequence GTGAGCGCGTTGGCCTGGCTCGTGGTCGGGCTGCCGCTCCTGGCCGCGGCCGTCGGCATGCTCCCGCCCCGCCTCCTCGGCGTGCGCGGCGAGCACTCCGTCCGGCTGGTCACCGCGGTCACCGCGGTCACCGGCACCGTCCTCGCGCTCGTCGCCCTCGTGCCCCTCTGGCTCACCACGGTGCTCGACCCGACCCGCGTGCGCGAGTCGGGCACGCGGCTCACGCCGACCGGCGGCGTCGAGGTGTTCCTCGGCGTGCGGGTCGACGGGCTGTCGGCGAGCGTCGCCGTGCTCGTGTGCGTGGTGGCTGCGGCGGTCCAGGTCTACTCGATCGCGTACCTGCGCGACGATCCCGCGGCGGGCATGTCCGACGAGGGGGAGGGGCGCCCGGCCTACCGCTCGTACGCCGCGTTCGTCTCGCTCTTCACCGGCGCGATGCTGCTCGTCGTCTTCGCCGGCGACCTGGTGGTGCTGCTCGTCGGGTGGGAGGTGATGGGCATCTGCTCGTACGTGCTCATCGGCCACCACTGGCGGCAGGCCGACAACTCGAGCGCGGGCGTCAAGGCGTTCCTCGTCACCAAGCTCGGCGACGTGCCGTTCCTCTTCGGCATCTTCGCGCTCGGCACGGCCGCCGGGTCGTTCCGGGTGACCGACGTCCTCGCGGCGGTCCCCGACATGCCGCAGGCCACGGTCGTCGCGGGCACCGTCCTGCTGCTCGCGGGCGTCGTCGGCAAGAGCGCGCAGTTCCCGCTGCACACCTGGCTCCCCGACGCGATGGCCGGGCCGACGCCGGTGAGCGCGCTGATCCACGCGGCGACGATGGTGGCGGCGGGCGCCTACCTCGTCGCGCGCCTCTACCCGGTGTTCCTGCAGTCGCCGCCGGCGCTCGCCGTCCTCGGTGTGGTCGCGTCGGTCACCATGCTGGGGGCCGCGTGCGCGGCGCTCGCCCAGGACGACCTCAAGCGGGTGCTCGCGTACTCCACGGTGAGCCAGGTCGCGTACATGCAGGCCGGACTCGCGACGGGCGGCTACACGGCCGGCGTCGTCCACCTGCTCACCCACGGGGCGTTCAAGGCGCTGCTGTTCCTCTGCGCCGGTGTGGTCATCGCCCGCGTCGGCACCAACCTGATGAGCGAGATGGGCGGCATCCGCATGACGATGCCCATCACGTTCATCACCATGACGATCGGGTTCGCCGCGCTCGTCGGCATCCCTCCGCTGTCGGGGTTCTTCAGCAAGGACGCCGTGCTCGAGCGGGCGTGGGAGCAGGCGGGTGCGACCGCGCCGGTCGTGCCCGAGCCGGTGGCGCTGATCGTCCTCGCGAGCGGCCTGCTCACCGTGCTCGTCACCGCCGCGTACGCCACGCGCGCGCTGCTGCTGACGTTCTACGGTCGGCCGGGCACGGCCCGCTCGGTCCGCGACGCGGAGCCCGGGATGGCCTGGCCGCTCCTCGTGCTCAGCGTGCCGTCGCTCGTCCTCGGCTTCGCCGGCATCCTCCGCCGCTGGCTGCCGTCGTGGGTGTCGAGCGAGGGCACGGGTGACCCGCACGCCGTGGTGCCCGGCGCGATCACCGCCGTGATGGCCTTCGTCCTGGTCGTCGTCGGCGTGGCCGTCGTCTACTTCGTCTGGGTGGCCGACCCCGCGCGCGACCCGGTGCGGATCATCGGGCCGCTGCGCGGCGTGTTCGCGCGCGGCTTCGGCGTCGACGCGTTGTACCGGCTGATCGTCACGCGTCCGATCGGGTCCGCCGCGCGGGGCGTCGTCCGGGTCGACACCGAGGGGATCGACGCCACCCTCGTCGACTCCGGCAGGCTGGCGCAGCGGATCGGTGCCCTGGCGCGGCGTACGCAGACCGGCAACGCCCAGCTCTACGTCACCTGCGTCCTCGTCGGCGCGGTCGTGCTGGCGGTGGGAGCGGTGGTGCTGACATGA
- a CDS encoding NADH-quinone oxidoreductase subunit J — protein sequence MTGVDVVLVLLGLLAVGSGVLVVTTRRLVHAALWLVVTFGSLAGMYLVLTAELVAWVQVLIYVGAVVVLLLFGIMLTRAPTGTSDDLDSRNRIAAVAGAVATAVLLVTLAGYGFAGAYADIGDDRLGTPEAIGKVLFGSWVLPFELLSVLLLAALVAAIVLSRRQGERR from the coding sequence ATGACCGGAGTCGACGTCGTCCTCGTCCTGCTCGGCCTCCTCGCCGTCGGCTCGGGTGTCCTCGTCGTGACCACGCGCCGTCTCGTGCACGCCGCGCTGTGGCTGGTGGTCACCTTCGGCTCCCTCGCCGGCATGTACCTCGTCCTCACCGCCGAGCTCGTCGCGTGGGTGCAGGTGCTGATCTACGTCGGCGCGGTGGTGGTGCTGCTGCTCTTCGGCATCATGCTCACCCGCGCGCCTACCGGCACGTCGGACGACCTCGACAGCCGCAACAGGATCGCGGCCGTGGCCGGCGCCGTCGCCACGGCGGTGCTGCTGGTGACCCTCGCCGGGTACGGCTTCGCCGGGGCGTACGCCGACATCGGTGACGATCGCCTCGGCACGCCGGAGGCGATCGGCAAGGTGCTCTTCGGGTCCTGGGTGCTGCCGTTCGAGCTGCTGTCCGTCCTGCTGCTCGCCGCCCTCGTCGCGGCCATCGTCCTCTCCCGCAGGCAAGGGGAGAGGAGGTAG
- the nuoH gene encoding NADH-quinone oxidoreductase subunit NuoH produces the protein MNPALEIAVRVVVVFVAFLAFPMLVGYMEHKVMAHMQGRMGPMYAGGFHGWAQLLADGVKFAQKEDIVPRAADRTVFRLAPWVALLPYLLVLVVIPVGPGGLVGRDLDAGLFYALAVMGIGVIGAVMAGYASANKFSLLGGVRVAAQLMAYELPLVLAAVSAAMAAGTLSLTGIVEEWQPWWLLWQLVALVVFLVAGVAELRRPPFDMPVADSEIIFGPYTEYTGLRFALFLLAEYAGIVVISALTTVLFLGGWKGPFLDAELGWLWTCAKVLLVSFVVIWLRVSFPRLREDQLQRLAWIGLVPLALAQLLLTAIVKVAMT, from the coding sequence GTGAACCCAGCGCTCGAGATCGCCGTCCGTGTGGTCGTCGTGTTCGTGGCGTTCCTCGCGTTCCCGATGCTCGTCGGCTACATGGAGCACAAGGTGATGGCGCACATGCAGGGTCGGATGGGCCCGATGTACGCCGGCGGCTTCCACGGCTGGGCGCAGCTCCTCGCCGACGGCGTGAAGTTCGCGCAGAAGGAGGACATCGTCCCGCGCGCGGCCGACCGCACCGTCTTCCGGCTCGCGCCGTGGGTCGCGCTGCTGCCGTACCTGCTCGTCCTCGTCGTCATCCCCGTCGGGCCCGGTGGTCTCGTCGGTCGCGACCTCGACGCCGGCCTCTTCTACGCCCTCGCCGTGATGGGCATCGGCGTGATCGGCGCCGTCATGGCGGGCTACGCAAGCGCGAACAAGTTCTCCCTCCTCGGCGGGGTGCGGGTGGCCGCCCAGCTGATGGCGTACGAGCTGCCGCTGGTGCTCGCGGCGGTGTCGGCGGCGATGGCAGCGGGCACCCTGTCGCTCACCGGCATCGTCGAGGAGTGGCAGCCGTGGTGGCTGCTCTGGCAGCTCGTCGCACTCGTCGTCTTCCTCGTCGCCGGTGTCGCGGAGCTGCGCCGACCGCCGTTCGACATGCCGGTCGCCGACTCGGAGATCATCTTCGGGCCCTACACCGAGTACACCGGCCTGCGGTTCGCGCTCTTCCTCCTCGCGGAGTACGCCGGCATCGTCGTGATCTCCGCGCTGACGACCGTGCTGTTCCTCGGCGGCTGGAAGGGTCCGTTCCTCGACGCCGAGCTCGGCTGGCTGTGGACCTGCGCCAAGGTGCTGCTCGTGTCGTTCGTGGTGATCTGGCTGCGGGTGTCGTTCCCGCGGCTGCGCGAGGACCAGCTGCAGCGGCTCGCCTGGATCGGACTCGTGCCGCTGGCGCTCGCCCAGTTGCTGCTGACCGCGATCGTGAAGGTGGCGATGACATGA
- a CDS encoding NADH-quinone oxidoreductase subunit A: MSDYHLSYTVVGVVMLVGAVFLAVAFTANRMLRPHGPTTEKLHSYECGVDPVGDGWAQLHVRYYVYAYLYLVFAVDVVFLFPWATVFAAPGFGVETVVEMFVFVGFLVVGLVYAARKGVLTWT; encoded by the coding sequence ATGTCCGACTACCACCTCTCGTACACGGTCGTCGGCGTGGTCATGCTGGTGGGGGCGGTGTTCCTCGCCGTGGCGTTCACGGCCAACCGCATGCTCCGGCCGCACGGCCCGACCACGGAGAAGCTGCACAGCTACGAGTGCGGCGTCGACCCCGTCGGCGACGGCTGGGCGCAGCTGCACGTCCGCTACTACGTCTACGCCTACCTCTACCTCGTGTTCGCCGTCGACGTCGTCTTCCTCTTCCCCTGGGCCACCGTGTTCGCCGCGCCCGGCTTCGGTGTCGAGACCGTGGTCGAGATGTTCGTCTTCGTCGGCTTCCTCGTGGTCGGACTGGTCTACGCGGCGCGCAAGGGCGTGCTGACGTGGACGTGA
- a CDS encoding NADH-quinone oxidoreductase subunit C, translated as MRAPELAAALRERFPGAECAVDAHDTVTADVPGEIWVAVAKHARDGLGCTYFDWLSAVDELDDGYVVVMHLWSIGARRHLLLRTRVAKDGDLTVPTVTGVFRGAAWHERETAEMFGLLFAGHPNPAPLLLPDGFEGHPLRKDFVLASRVAKAWPGAKEPGESDHEAAPSRRRVRPPGKPDLDEWREASRPPGEQT; from the coding sequence ATGAGGGCACCTGAGCTCGCCGCCGCGCTGCGCGAGCGGTTCCCCGGCGCCGAGTGCGCGGTCGACGCGCACGACACGGTCACCGCCGACGTCCCCGGCGAGATCTGGGTCGCGGTCGCGAAGCACGCGCGCGACGGCCTCGGGTGCACGTACTTCGACTGGCTCTCGGCCGTCGACGAGCTCGACGACGGCTACGTCGTCGTCATGCACCTGTGGTCGATCGGCGCGCGCCGGCACCTGCTGCTGCGCACCCGGGTGGCCAAGGACGGCGACCTCACGGTGCCGACGGTGACGGGGGTGTTCCGCGGCGCCGCGTGGCACGAGCGCGAGACCGCGGAGATGTTCGGCCTGCTGTTCGCGGGCCACCCGAACCCTGCGCCGCTGCTCCTGCCCGACGGGTTCGAGGGTCACCCGCTGCGCAAGGACTTCGTCCTCGCGTCCCGGGTGGCGAAGGCGTGGCCAGGCGCGAAGGAGCCCGGCGAGTCCGACCACGAGGCGGCGCCGAGCCGGCGCCGGGTGCGTCCGCCCGGCAAGCCCGACCTCGACGAGTGGCGCGAGGCGTCTCGCCCTCCGGGGGAGCAGACGTGA
- the nuoK gene encoding NADH-quinone oxidoreductase subunit NuoK produces MHVVIPAVISALLFSLGVYGVLARRNAILVLMSVELMLNAVNLNLVAFDVWIRDRLYGGQVLSLFVIVVAAAEVGLGLAIVLLVYRHRRSIDVDRLRALAESGGDGDTAEEPVAPERAAS; encoded by the coding sequence GTGCACGTCGTCATCCCCGCCGTGATCTCCGCGCTGCTCTTCTCGCTCGGGGTCTACGGCGTGCTCGCCCGCCGCAACGCGATCCTCGTGCTCATGTCGGTGGAGCTCATGCTCAACGCCGTCAACCTCAACCTCGTCGCCTTCGACGTCTGGATCAGGGACCGGCTGTACGGCGGTCAGGTGCTGTCGCTGTTCGTCATCGTCGTGGCCGCGGCCGAGGTCGGGCTGGGCCTGGCGATCGTCCTGCTCGTCTACCGGCACCGCCGGTCGATCGACGTCGACCGGCTGAGGGCGCTCGCCGAGTCCGGCGGTGACGGCGACACCGCCGAGGAACCCGTGGCACCAGAGCGGGCGGCCTCGTGA
- a CDS encoding NADH-quinone oxidoreductase subunit N, protein MSIQLGGLAVPLLVAVAAVVVLLLDAFLPDRAKIGVVWVGVVALGVAFVGTVPLLWSGAKAFCRPGGVVTCAYDLAPYGAMLHLVLLAGAAAVLLLSVRSIAEEDIPPGEYTFALLCSVTGALVLTAAGDLATLVVGLETLSLPVFAMVALRGRDRVGSEAALKLFLVSVASTALMLFGVSWIYAVRGSLWLADLARDFEVDPQLRPVLVVGIVLTVLGFGFKVAAVPFHAWAPDTYAGAPMPVAAYLAVVSKVGGFAGLVVLLGRGLGPYAEAWAPMLAVVAALTMTAGNVVALRQRTAIRLLAWSSIAQAGYALAPFAGGGRRFAGIDPLAAPVTYMVAYAAMTMAAFAVVVAVTRDQPSGRLDDYRGLLWRHPARGVVLVLALVALAGLPPGLVGLFAKVAVFRAVVSGGAGWLAVLMAVNVVIALYYYLSWAVLVVSPPAREVVPAPATPATPAPIGAAIALSATAVVLLSAVPQLVFAARTLFPLASP, encoded by the coding sequence ATGAGCATCCAGCTCGGTGGGCTCGCCGTGCCGCTGCTCGTCGCGGTGGCCGCGGTCGTCGTCCTCCTGCTCGACGCGTTCCTGCCCGACCGCGCCAAGATCGGCGTGGTGTGGGTGGGCGTCGTGGCGCTCGGCGTCGCGTTCGTCGGCACCGTCCCGCTGCTGTGGTCGGGAGCCAAGGCGTTCTGCCGACCCGGTGGCGTGGTCACCTGCGCGTACGACCTGGCGCCGTACGGCGCGATGCTCCACCTGGTGCTGCTCGCCGGTGCGGCGGCCGTGCTGCTGCTGTCCGTGCGCTCGATCGCCGAGGAGGACATCCCGCCGGGGGAGTACACGTTCGCGCTGCTGTGCTCGGTCACGGGTGCGCTCGTGCTCACGGCCGCGGGCGACCTCGCGACGCTCGTCGTCGGCCTCGAGACGCTGTCGCTGCCGGTCTTCGCGATGGTGGCGCTGCGCGGACGCGACCGCGTCGGGAGCGAGGCGGCGCTGAAGCTGTTCCTGGTCTCGGTGGCGTCGACCGCGCTGATGCTGTTCGGGGTGAGCTGGATCTACGCCGTGCGCGGGTCGCTGTGGCTGGCCGACCTCGCCCGCGACTTCGAGGTCGACCCCCAGCTGCGGCCGGTACTCGTCGTCGGAATCGTGCTCACGGTGCTCGGCTTCGGCTTCAAGGTGGCGGCCGTGCCGTTCCACGCCTGGGCGCCCGACACGTACGCCGGGGCGCCGATGCCGGTCGCCGCGTACCTCGCGGTCGTGTCGAAGGTCGGCGGGTTCGCCGGCCTCGTCGTGCTCCTCGGCCGCGGTCTCGGCCCGTACGCCGAGGCGTGGGCGCCGATGCTGGCGGTGGTGGCCGCGCTCACGATGACCGCGGGCAACGTCGTCGCGCTGCGGCAACGCACCGCGATCCGGCTGCTGGCCTGGTCGTCGATCGCGCAGGCGGGCTACGCGCTCGCGCCGTTCGCCGGCGGCGGCCGGCGGTTTGCGGGCATCGACCCGCTCGCGGCGCCGGTGACGTACATGGTCGCGTACGCGGCGATGACGATGGCCGCCTTCGCGGTCGTCGTCGCGGTGACCAGGGACCAGCCGAGCGGGCGGCTCGACGACTACCGCGGCCTGCTATGGCGCCACCCGGCGCGCGGGGTCGTCCTCGTCCTCGCGCTCGTGGCCCTGGCCGGGCTCCCGCCGGGCCTCGTCGGCCTGTTCGCCAAGGTGGCGGTGTTCCGCGCCGTCGTCTCCGGTGGCGCGGGCTGGCTCGCGGTCCTCATGGCGGTCAACGTCGTGATCGCCCTGTACTACTACCTCTCCTGGGCGGTGCTCGTCGTCTCCCCGCCCGCGCGGGAGGTCGTGCCGGCGCCCGCCACGCCGGCCACCCCCGCGCCGATCGGCGCGGCCATCGCGCTGAGCGCGACCGCGGTGGTCCTGCTGTCGGCGGTACCGCAGCTGGTGTTCGCCGCCCGCACCCTGTTCCCCCTCGCCTCGCCGTAA